A single genomic interval of Vibrio maritimus harbors:
- a CDS encoding glycine zipper family protein, whose product MKKTVYAVALTCLTSFSSFANVIVDMEGVDEKDYVYDLHKCEEMAGQVQKQQASGGAISGAAKGAALGSAGVAIAGGSGTEGAKKGAAVGLAAGVLGRGRANRDNAEQYKQDQQTVVKNCMTNRGYVVLN is encoded by the coding sequence ATGAAAAAAACTGTCTATGCCGTTGCACTTACCTGTCTCACTTCATTCTCTAGTTTTGCGAATGTGATTGTCGATATGGAAGGTGTTGACGAGAAAGACTACGTCTATGACTTACACAAATGTGAAGAGATGGCCGGTCAAGTGCAGAAGCAACAAGCTTCAGGTGGTGCGATCAGTGGTGCAGCCAAAGGCGCAGCACTTGGCTCAGCTGGCGTGGCTATTGCTGGCGGTTCTGGTACTGAGGGAGCGAAGAAAGGCGCAGCCGTGGGGCTTGCAGCAGGCGTTCTCGGTCGCGGGCGTGCGAACAGAGATAACGCTGAGCAATATAAGCAAGACCAGCAAACTGTTGTCAAAAACTGCATGACTAATCGTGGATATGTCGTATTAAACTAA